The Streptomyces sp. NBC_01268 genome segment TCGCCTTCTTCAAGTAGGACGCAAGTCGACCCGACGGGGCCGTGCCGTGGTGTGCCGCGCCCTCCTACACTGGGGGGCGTGGTGAGCACCGACTGGAAGAGCGACCTGAGGCAGCGCGGCTACCGGCTGACGCCCCAGCGCCAGCTTGTCCTGGAGGCCGTGGACGTGCTGGAGCACGCGACCCCGGACGACATCCTCGTCGAGGTCCGCAAGACGGCCTCCGGCGTCAACATCTCCACCGTCTACCGGACCCTGGAGCTCCTGGAGGAGCTCGGTCTGGTCAGCCACGCCCATCTGGGGCACGGCGCGCCGACCTACCACCTGGCCGACCGGCACCACCATCTGCACCTGGTCTGCCGGGACTGCACCGAGGTCATCGAGGCCGACGTCGAGGTGGCCGCCGACTTCACCGCGAAGCTGCGCGACACCTTCGGTTTCACCACCGACATGAAACACTTCGCGATCTTCGGGCGGTGCGAGGACTGCACCCGGAAGGCCGCCGACGCCGAGTCGTAGTCTTGGGGCATGAAGAGCCCCCTGCTGTCCCTGCCCGGCGCCGTCCCCGCCGAGGGCCGTGACGAAGGAGTCGCCGCGCACTACGGCGACCTGTTCCGCGAGCAGCGGACCCTCGCCGACGGCACCGGTTTCGTCGACCTCTCCCACCACGGCGTCATCACCGTCACGGGTGACGACCGGCTGAGCTGGCTGCACCTGCTGCTCACCCAGCACGTCAGCGACCTGCCGCCCGGCCAGGCCACCGAGGCGCTGATCCTCTCCGCGAACGGGCACATCGAGCACGCCCTCTACCTCGTCGACGACGGCGAGACGGTCTGGGCGCACGTCGAGCCCGGCACCCGCGCCGAGCTCGTCGCCTACCTGGAGTCGATGAAGTTCTTCTACCGGGTCGAGGTCGCCGACCGCACCGAGGACTTCGCCGTCGTCCACCTTCCCGCCGGTTCCATCGCCCCGCTGCCCGAGGGCGCGGCCGTGCGCGAGACGGCGTACGGGCGGGACGTGTTCCTGCCCCGTGCCGACCTGGAGGCCTTCGCCGGCTCCCACGGTCCGGCCGCCGGCATCCTCGCGTACGAGGCGCTGCGGGTCGAGGCCCACCGGCCGCGGCTCGGCTTCGAGACCGACCACCGCACCATTCCGCACGAGCTCGGCCTGATCGGCAGCGCCGTCCACCTCCAGAAGGGCTGCTACCGCGGCCAGGAGACCGTCGCCCGCGTGCAGAACCTGGGCAAGCCGCCGCGCCGCCTGGTCTTCCTGCACCTGGACGGCAGCGAGGTGCTCCTGCCGGGGCACGGCACCCCGGTCCGGCTCGCCGCGGACGGCGAGGAGGGCCGCCAGCTGGGCTTCGTCACCAGCTCGGCGCGCCATCACGAGCTGGGGCCGATCGCGCTGGCCCTGGTGAAGCGGAACGTGCCGGTGGACGCGGATCTCGTCGTGGGGACGACCGCCGCGGCGCAGGAGACGGTCGTCGAGCCGTAGGCGCCGGAGCCGCGAGCCCCGTCAGACCTCGATCAGCACGGTGAACGGGCCCTGGTTCGTGAGCGACACGCGCATGTCCGCTCCGAACCTGCCCGTCTCCACCGTGGCGCCCAGTTCCCGCAGCCGGGCCACCACCTCGTCGACGAGGGGTTCGGCGACCGGGCCGGGCGCCGCCGCGTTCCAGGTGGGGCGGCGGCCCTTGCGGGCGTCCCCGTACAGGGTGAACTGCGAGATGACGAGCAGCGGCGCGTTCACGTCGGAGCAGGACTTCTCGTCCTCCAGTACCCGGACGGACCAGAGCTTTCTGGCCAATTGCGCCGCCTTCTCGGGGGTGTCGTCATGGGTCACCCCGACCAGGACGCACAGCCCCTCGCCGACGATCTCTCCGACGGTCTCCCCTGCGACGACGACGTTCGCGCCGTCCACCCTCTGCACCACTGCTCGCATGCGCACCAACCTACCGATCGTCCCGGCGGCCGAAGGATCGAGGGCCGAACGGGTGCAGACCGCCTGCGTCGGCCGGGTCCCGAGTGGCACCATGCGTGTCAGGCGGTGCGGTTCCGCACCGGTCGAGGGGACGAATCTCATGAGTGCACCTGGCACCGGGCACACGCCGTCCGGTCCCGTTCCGCTGGTCCGAACCGACGGCGCCGTCGGGCGCCCGCCCGTGCAGCGGAGCGCCGAGCCCGACCTGCCGGAGCGGCCGGACGGCGATCTCGGCGCGCTGCGGCTGCCCGAGCTGCGGGCGCTGCGCCGCGACGCGCAGGGCGACGAGGCGGATCTGAGCTACGTACGGCGGATGCTGCAGGGCCGGATCGACATCCTGCGGGCCGAGCTGGCGCGGCGCAGCGACCCCGAGGCGCCGGTCCTGGACCGGCTCTCGGAGATCCTGGCCGACGCGCCGTCGCGGCGCGGGGCGGCCGCCCGGTCGGCGCGGCACGTGACGCTGTCGACGCCGCGCAGCGAGGAGTACCGGCGGCTCGCGGCCGAGATGCTGTCCGAGGTCGAGCTCTCCGACCTGTCCGCCCGTACGGACGCCGAGCTGCACACCGCGATGGGGCGGCTCGCCGGGTACGAGCAGCAGGTGTCCCGGCGCCGGTACGACCTCCAGCGGACCGCCGACGACTGCAGCGCGGAGATCGCCCGCCGCTACCGGGAGGGCGAGGCGCAGGTCGACGACCTGCTGGCCTGAGCGGTCCGCGGGGCAGTCCGCACAGCGGCCCGCGGGCAGCGCGCACAGCGCTCCGCGGGGCAGTGCGTACCGCGCTCCGCTGCGCGGTCGAGGCGTCGTCGCGGGCGCGGAAAACCCGGGTGCGGGGCGTCTTCG includes the following:
- a CDS encoding RsiG family protein; this encodes MSAPGTGHTPSGPVPLVRTDGAVGRPPVQRSAEPDLPERPDGDLGALRLPELRALRRDAQGDEADLSYVRRMLQGRIDILRAELARRSDPEAPVLDRLSEILADAPSRRGAAARSARHVTLSTPRSEEYRRLAAEMLSEVELSDLSARTDAELHTAMGRLAGYEQQVSRRRYDLQRTADDCSAEIARRYREGEAQVDDLLA
- the dtd gene encoding D-aminoacyl-tRNA deacylase, yielding MRAVVQRVDGANVVVAGETVGEIVGEGLCVLVGVTHDDTPEKAAQLARKLWSVRVLEDEKSCSDVNAPLLVISQFTLYGDARKGRRPTWNAAAPGPVAEPLVDEVVARLRELGATVETGRFGADMRVSLTNQGPFTVLIEV
- a CDS encoding Fur family transcriptional regulator; amino-acid sequence: MVSTDWKSDLRQRGYRLTPQRQLVLEAVDVLEHATPDDILVEVRKTASGVNISTVYRTLELLEELGLVSHAHLGHGAPTYHLADRHHHLHLVCRDCTEVIEADVEVAADFTAKLRDTFGFTTDMKHFAIFGRCEDCTRKAADAES
- the ygfZ gene encoding CAF17-like 4Fe-4S cluster assembly/insertion protein YgfZ, which codes for MKSPLLSLPGAVPAEGRDEGVAAHYGDLFREQRTLADGTGFVDLSHHGVITVTGDDRLSWLHLLLTQHVSDLPPGQATEALILSANGHIEHALYLVDDGETVWAHVEPGTRAELVAYLESMKFFYRVEVADRTEDFAVVHLPAGSIAPLPEGAAVRETAYGRDVFLPRADLEAFAGSHGPAAGILAYEALRVEAHRPRLGFETDHRTIPHELGLIGSAVHLQKGCYRGQETVARVQNLGKPPRRLVFLHLDGSEVLLPGHGTPVRLAADGEEGRQLGFVTSSARHHELGPIALALVKRNVPVDADLVVGTTAAAQETVVEP